The following are from one region of the Petrotoga mobilis SJ95 genome:
- the purD gene encoding phosphoribosylamine--glycine ligase — protein sequence MKVLVVGKGGREHTIAWKLSQSKDIEKVFVAPGNDGISIENKCECLKIESIKEILNFVKNNNIDITIVGSEEYLANGIVDKFEESNLKIIGPSQNAAQLESSKIFAKSFMKRHNVQTASFNTFIELKDALEYSKKASYPLVIKADGLAAGKGVFICNSYKDSTQALNELMKEEKFGEAGRKIVVEEYLKGFEASVFLLMDGRNYKFFNVSKDHKKLLEKDQGPNTGGMGAITPHPDVDEKLTKIIFQKIINPTIKGLEEEGLLYKGFLYIGLIIENDEPFVLEYNVRLGDPEAQSMLYLLKSDFSDIINDIEEERVNTTNIEFYDGFSFCLVLSSEGYPFSYAKGERITIKPEITSKIFYSGVKKDGEDLLTNGGRVLSIVNKANTLEEARNIVYEEAEKIHFKSKYYRKDL from the coding sequence ATGAAAGTATTAGTAGTAGGCAAAGGTGGTAGAGAACACACAATCGCTTGGAAGTTATCTCAAAGTAAAGATATAGAAAAAGTGTTTGTGGCCCCTGGTAATGATGGTATATCAATTGAAAATAAATGTGAATGTTTAAAAATAGAATCTATCAAAGAAATTTTGAATTTTGTTAAAAATAACAATATAGATATAACGATAGTAGGTTCGGAAGAGTATTTGGCTAATGGAATAGTCGATAAGTTTGAGGAGTCAAATTTAAAAATAATCGGTCCCAGCCAAAATGCCGCCCAATTAGAAAGCAGTAAGATATTCGCAAAGAGTTTCATGAAAAGGCACAACGTTCAAACTGCATCTTTTAATACATTTATTGAGTTAAAAGATGCCCTTGAATATTCCAAAAAAGCTTCGTATCCATTGGTAATAAAAGCCGATGGTTTAGCGGCAGGTAAGGGTGTTTTTATATGTAATTCTTATAAAGATTCTACCCAAGCTCTTAATGAACTTATGAAAGAAGAAAAATTCGGTGAAGCTGGTAGAAAAATTGTTGTTGAGGAATATTTAAAAGGCTTTGAAGCCTCTGTTTTTTTGCTGATGGATGGTCGAAATTACAAATTTTTTAACGTTTCGAAGGACCATAAGAAGTTGTTGGAAAAAGATCAAGGCCCAAATACTGGAGGGATGGGAGCAATTACACCTCATCCTGACGTTGATGAAAAATTAACAAAGATAATATTTCAAAAAATCATAAACCCAACTATCAAAGGTTTAGAAGAAGAGGGTTTATTGTACAAGGGATTCTTGTACATAGGTTTAATAATTGAAAATGATGAACCCTTTGTATTGGAATACAATGTGCGTTTAGGAGACCCAGAAGCCCAATCGATGCTTTATTTATTAAAATCTGATTTTAGTGATATCATAAACGACATAGAAGAAGAGAGAGTTAACACTACCAATATTGAGTTTTATGATGGCTTTTCTTTTTGTCTTGTGCTTAGTAGCGAAGGTTACCCTTTTTCCTATGCGAAAGGTGAAAGAATCACAATTAAACCTGAAATAACTTCGAAAATCTTTTATTCTGGTGTTAAAAAAGATGGTGAAGATTTACTTACCAACGGTGGTAGGGTATTATCGATAGTAAATAAAGCAAATACATTAGAAGAGGCACGAAATATTGTTTACGAAGAAGCAGAAAAAATTCATTTTAAATCAAAGTATTATAGAAAGGATCTCTAG
- a CDS encoding sensor domain-containing diguanylate cyclase, whose protein sequence is MNVKIKSLILLGITIFSFYFLRVDFESIALLDALMVIALTAISDNIRVYWNYSNRLVSNTVGFVYAFILGPQYILISSLVILLSKTKHQEISRKLYRTLVFSTSYSLAALISYRFSPPLSIFLFLTISKIINTIIVEGRKNFDFSVFIYEYLYFLSLLPFSYLYLQFGFSPFKYLIISVNLLILMLFYLIIKTRNDKNDEILRTQRIRKLNDVIVNLSKVIRQLSLKVSSEKILDQIAEIMQKNMGYAYVLISLFNYQNNKVERIAHRGLKEEMFEKIKGQEVPISEVLKFMDEKYNYKDTYFIPHADKISETYTYQPRDEVSIDYLEDNQNLWDPDDLLLLALRDERNNIIGYISLDSPENNLRPSKEELNILSVFAQLVSLALEHSQKFMEIRDQAERDSLTGLFNHSKLFSDLEDFEKNEEKICAVFIDLDDFKDINDKYGHKFGDDVLVKFSQLILNTVRNKDRVYRYGGDEFVILFTGISTEIGIKIIERLYDVLKVFQPKISFSAGLSTCDEVINNYKEIVEIADRKMYLSKNQGKGNLMV, encoded by the coding sequence ATGAATGTAAAAATAAAATCTCTTATTTTACTAGGAATTACAATCTTTTCTTTTTATTTTTTAAGGGTAGATTTTGAAAGTATTGCTCTTTTAGATGCTTTAATGGTAATAGCATTAACTGCTATTTCTGATAATATAAGGGTTTATTGGAATTACAGCAATAGGTTGGTCTCTAACACCGTGGGTTTTGTATATGCTTTTATATTGGGGCCGCAATATATTTTAATTTCCTCTTTGGTCATTCTTTTGAGTAAAACAAAACATCAAGAAATAAGTAGAAAGTTATACAGGACTCTCGTGTTCTCCACGAGCTATTCTTTGGCTGCTTTGATTTCTTATAGATTCAGTCCACCTCTTTCTATATTTTTATTTTTGACTATTTCGAAAATTATTAACACCATTATAGTTGAAGGTAGAAAAAATTTTGATTTTTCAGTGTTTATTTATGAATATCTTTACTTTTTGAGTCTTTTACCATTTTCTTACTTGTATTTACAATTCGGGTTTTCGCCTTTTAAGTACTTAATAATTTCTGTGAACTTATTGATACTAATGCTTTTTTATCTGATAATTAAAACGAGAAACGATAAAAACGATGAGATTTTGAGAACCCAAAGAATACGAAAATTAAACGATGTGATTGTTAATTTAAGCAAGGTTATCAGGCAACTTTCCTTGAAGGTATCCTCCGAAAAAATTCTCGATCAAATAGCAGAAATAATGCAGAAAAATATGGGTTATGCATATGTTCTTATCAGTTTGTTTAATTATCAGAATAATAAAGTTGAAAGAATAGCACATCGAGGTCTAAAAGAAGAAATGTTTGAAAAAATTAAAGGTCAAGAGGTTCCTATATCTGAAGTTCTTAAATTTATGGATGAAAAATATAATTATAAAGATACCTACTTTATTCCTCACGCTGATAAAATAAGCGAAACTTATACTTATCAACCTAGGGATGAAGTGAGCATAGATTATTTAGAAGATAATCAGAATTTATGGGATCCTGATGATTTATTGCTATTAGCTTTGAGAGATGAAAGAAACAACATTATAGGGTATATATCTTTGGATTCTCCAGAAAATAATTTAAGGCCGTCTAAAGAGGAGTTGAACATTTTATCGGTTTTCGCTCAGTTAGTCTCACTGGCGTTGGAGCATTCACAAAAATTCATGGAGATTAGAGACCAAGCCGAGAGAGATAGTTTAACGGGACTTTTTAACCATTCTAAATTATTTTCTGATTTGGAAGATTTTGAAAAAAATGAAGAGAAAATTTGTGCTGTATTTATAGATTTGGATGATTTCAAGGACATAAACGATAAATATGGCCATAAGTTTGGTGATGATGTTCTTGTTAAATTTTCTCAATTAATATTGAATACTGTTAGAAATAAAGACAGGGTTTATAGATATGGTGGAGATGAATTTGTAATTTTATTTACTGGTATTTCAACAGAGATTGGTATAAAGATTATAGAAAGGCTCTATGATGTGCTAAAAGTTTTTCAACCAAAGATCAGTTTTAGTGCGGGATTAAGTACTTGTGATGAAGTAATTAATAATTATAAAGAGATCGTTGAAATTGCAGACAGAAAAATGTATCTATCAAAAAATCAAGGTAAAGGTAATTTGATGGTTTAG
- the purH gene encoding bifunctional phosphoribosylaminoimidazolecarboxamide formyltransferase/IMP cyclohydrolase, with protein MIKRALLSTYKKEKVVDFAQTLQELGIEIISTGGTAKKLQENSIEVTPVEEITNFPEILNGRVKTLNPFIQGGILARRENKQDMETLENLKIEPIDLIYVNLYPFVEVANKRDVDMNELIEFIDIGGPTMIRSAAKNYKDVIVVVDESDLEQISAKLKTPEELDENYRLYLASKAFNLTAFYDSCISNYLNAQLTNKDDFQEFLTVPFEKSYEMRYGENPHQSAIFYKNTLTSGAMTSFEQLNGKELSFNNLRDADSAWKAVNEFEDTACCCLKHSSPCGIALGDSVIEAYQKAYSCDPVSIFGGIVAFNRKIDVETALELKKIFLEIIMAPEYDEEALDILKEKKNLRILKMNSKPIDTYEYVSVDGGILVQEVDKRVINEFEVVTETKVSEEIKEELLFAWKAVKHVKSNAIVVSKNKATTGIGAGQPNRIWAATQALERSKDKGGDVLASDAFFPFSDVVEKAAEYGIKAIIQPGGSIRDDESIQACSKYGIAMVFTGMRHFKHI; from the coding sequence GTGATAAAAAGAGCATTGTTAAGTACTTACAAAAAAGAAAAAGTAGTCGATTTCGCGCAAACTCTTCAAGAACTTGGAATTGAAATTATTTCAACGGGTGGAACCGCTAAGAAACTTCAAGAGAACAGCATCGAAGTTACCCCCGTTGAAGAAATCACCAATTTTCCTGAGATATTAAATGGAAGAGTTAAAACTTTGAATCCTTTTATACAAGGAGGTATTCTTGCAAGAAGAGAGAATAAGCAAGATATGGAAACTCTAGAAAATTTAAAAATAGAGCCAATAGATCTCATTTATGTTAATCTTTATCCATTTGTAGAAGTAGCTAACAAACGCGATGTTGACATGAATGAGTTGATTGAATTTATAGATATAGGCGGACCAACAATGATAAGATCTGCGGCGAAAAATTACAAAGATGTAATTGTAGTAGTAGATGAATCTGATTTGGAACAAATATCCGCTAAATTAAAGACACCAGAAGAGTTAGATGAGAATTATAGATTGTACTTAGCTTCAAAAGCTTTTAATTTGACCGCCTTTTATGATAGTTGTATAAGTAATTATCTAAATGCTCAATTAACAAATAAGGATGATTTTCAAGAATTTTTAACGGTTCCATTTGAAAAAAGTTATGAAATGAGGTATGGTGAAAATCCTCATCAAAGTGCCATTTTTTATAAAAATACTTTAACTTCTGGGGCTATGACTTCATTTGAACAATTAAACGGGAAAGAGTTATCCTTTAACAATTTGAGAGATGCAGATTCTGCATGGAAAGCGGTGAATGAATTTGAAGATACAGCATGTTGTTGTTTAAAACACAGTTCTCCTTGCGGTATTGCTTTGGGAGATAGTGTTATAGAAGCATACCAGAAGGCTTATTCATGCGACCCTGTTTCAATATTTGGTGGAATAGTTGCTTTTAACAGGAAAATTGATGTTGAAACAGCACTTGAGCTAAAGAAAATATTTCTTGAGATAATAATGGCTCCAGAGTACGATGAAGAGGCTTTAGATATTTTAAAAGAGAAAAAGAATTTAAGAATTTTGAAGATGAATTCTAAGCCTATTGATACGTATGAATATGTATCAGTTGATGGAGGGATTCTCGTTCAAGAAGTTGATAAACGGGTTATAAACGAATTTGAGGTTGTAACAGAAACTAAAGTATCAGAAGAAATCAAAGAAGAACTTTTGTTTGCATGGAAGGCGGTAAAACACGTAAAATCAAATGCAATAGTGGTTTCAAAAAACAAGGCTACCACAGGCATAGGGGCTGGCCAACCCAACAGGATTTGGGCTGCTACGCAAGCTCTAGAAAGAAGTAAGGATAAAGGAGGGGACGTTTTAGCTTCAGATGCCTTTTTCCCTTTTAGCGATGTGGTAGAAAAGGCTGCAGAATATGGAATAAAAGCGATAATCCAACCTGGAGGATCAATCAGAGATGATGAGTCTATTCAGGCGTGTAGCAAATATGGAATAGCCATGGTATTTACGGGAATGAGACATTTCAAACATATATAA
- the purN gene encoding phosphoribosylglycinamide formyltransferase — protein MKKIVILASGNGTNFEAICKYFSKSEKISIIKLITDNKEAQVAERAKILGIDYEIIDYSTFKSKKEFNDYLFDRLKALDFDLMVLAGYMRILPSYIVRYYDNKIINIHPSLLPKYPGVRSIERAYNNKEEYTGITIHYVEEEVDGGRIILQKKLKVDKNWDLAKLEEEIHKLEHQYYPQVIENLLSNSDEDS, from the coding sequence GTGAAAAAGATAGTAATTTTAGCCTCAGGTAACGGGACAAATTTTGAAGCTATATGTAAATATTTTTCGAAATCTGAAAAAATTAGTATAATTAAATTGATAACGGATAACAAGGAAGCTCAGGTAGCAGAAAGAGCAAAAATATTGGGAATAGATTATGAAATAATAGATTATAGCACTTTCAAATCAAAAAAAGAGTTCAATGATTATCTTTTTGATCGTTTGAAAGCTCTAGATTTTGATCTAATGGTACTAGCAGGATACATGAGAATCTTACCAAGCTACATAGTTAGATATTATGACAATAAAATAATAAATATTCATCCTTCTCTCTTACCTAAGTACCCTGGTGTACGTTCAATAGAAAGGGCATATAATAATAAAGAAGAATACACAGGAATAACGATTCATTACGTTGAAGAGGAAGTTGATGGTGGGAGAATCATATTACAAAAAAAGTTAAAAGTAGACAAAAATTGGGACCTTGCAAAGTTAGAGGAAGAAATTCATAAGTTAGAACATCAATATTATCCTCAAGTAATTGAGAATCTCTTGAGCAATTCCGATGAAGATAGCTAA
- the purM gene encoding phosphoribosylformylglycinamidine cyclo-ligase, with the protein MFYKNSGVDIDKANESIKEIRSFIGSNIGAYAGIFPLKDVLPNYKNPFLVATSDGIGTKLHLLKKYGRWDIAAQDLVAMNLNDLVCMGAKPLFFLDYFSTSHLNKNNFVTFIRHLKNILDEYECVLLGGETAELPGVFKNKSEDIAGFAVGIVEKDNIFDYSKVEPGDKLIGLSSSGIHSNGYSLVRKLLDERKITFTEELLNPTRIYVKQTLTLINYIKGAAHITGGGIIDNLPRIIPDGCCADIKVNWEIPSVFESIKQSGVSDEEMFKTFNMGIGMIYVVSEDNLSEVTKILESVLKEDFFIIGEVKMANDSNQKVRII; encoded by the coding sequence ATGTTTTATAAAAACTCAGGTGTAGATATAGACAAAGCTAACGAATCAATTAAAGAAATCAGATCTTTTATTGGCTCCAATATAGGTGCATATGCAGGGATATTTCCTTTGAAAGATGTGCTACCTAATTATAAAAATCCTTTTTTAGTAGCTACTTCCGATGGAATAGGTACAAAGCTTCATTTGTTAAAAAAGTATGGAAGATGGGATATAGCTGCACAAGATTTGGTGGCTATGAATTTAAACGATTTGGTTTGCATGGGTGCAAAGCCTTTATTTTTTTTAGATTATTTCTCTACATCACACTTAAATAAGAATAATTTTGTCACTTTCATTCGGCATTTAAAAAATATTTTAGATGAATATGAGTGTGTTCTTTTAGGTGGAGAAACAGCCGAACTACCTGGTGTTTTTAAAAACAAGAGTGAAGATATCGCTGGTTTCGCCGTTGGAATAGTTGAAAAAGATAATATATTTGACTATTCAAAGGTAGAGCCAGGTGATAAGCTTATCGGTCTTTCTTCTTCTGGGATACATTCAAATGGCTATTCTTTGGTTAGAAAATTACTGGATGAAAGAAAAATTACCTTCACAGAAGAACTTTTAAACCCTACAAGAATATATGTTAAACAAACTTTAACGTTGATTAATTATATAAAAGGTGCTGCTCACATAACGGGCGGGGGAATAATCGATAACTTGCCCAGAATAATCCCTGATGGTTGTTGTGCAGATATAAAGGTTAATTGGGAGATTCCTTCTGTCTTTGAAAGTATTAAACAGTCAGGTGTCTCTGATGAAGAAATGTTCAAAACCTTCAACATGGGTATCGGTATGATTTATGTTGTTTCTGAAGACAATCTTTCTGAAGTTACAAAAATATTGGAATCTGTTTTGAAGGAAGATTTTTTCATTATTGGAGAAGTGAAGATGGCAAACGATTCAAACCAAAAAGTTAGGATCATTTAG
- a CDS encoding amidophosphoribosyltransferase, translated as MREKLGELCAKENPVDADIVVPVMDSGFSAALGYSKASGIPLEMGLMRNKYVGRTFIDPDLQERKLGVRRKLLPIKEVIDNKRVILIDDSIVRGTTMKHIVKMLRENGAKQVHIRIASPMVTNTCLWGVDIPTKEELICATKTVEDIRKILNADSLNFITLPNLLTSLGEKGKNYCFHCFIKD; from the coding sequence ATGCGTGAAAAGTTGGGAGAGTTGTGTGCAAAAGAGAATCCTGTGGATGCTGATATAGTTGTTCCGGTAATGGATAGCGGCTTTTCTGCTGCCTTAGGATATTCAAAAGCATCTGGTATTCCGTTAGAAATGGGGTTAATGAGAAACAAGTATGTTGGAAGAACTTTTATCGATCCAGATCTGCAAGAAAGAAAGTTGGGAGTCAGACGTAAACTTTTACCGATTAAAGAAGTTATAGACAACAAAAGAGTTATTTTAATAGATGATTCCATCGTAAGAGGAACAACGATGAAACATATAGTGAAGATGCTAAGGGAGAATGGAGCCAAACAAGTTCATATAAGAATAGCCTCTCCAATGGTAACTAATACGTGCCTTTGGGGGGTTGATATTCCTACGAAAGAAGAATTAATCTGCGCAACTAAAACGGTCGAAGACATTAGAAAAATTCTTAATGCAGATTCTCTTAATTTTATTACTTTGCCGAATTTACTTACTTCTTTAGGTGAAAAGGGAAAAAATTACTGCTTTCACTGTTTTATAAAAGATTAA
- a CDS encoding ABC transporter substrate-binding protein: MKKYLVSLFVVLVLFVGVWAQSTIVVGTTDKIRTLDPALCYDYFSSNILQNVLAGPVDYKVNSTEIVPNLFESWEVSEDGLEYLFHVRKGVVFEDGTPIDASIFKFSFDRVINLGGDPAFLLSDIVKTTEVVDDYIFKVTLDYPFSAFVSVLGYTVGWPVNPNVFSADSFYDGAPSASGPYKVTEWIRDVRITLQANDKYFGEKPKTDRIIILFYENAATLRLALETGEIDIAFRHLDPRDIQDLKSSKNVQVIQGESPQIRMLVFNAQKEPFDDPLVRQAISLAVERDVIVEDVFLNMASPLYSLVPMGMWSHEDVFQEGDLEAAKQLLYQAGYDEKNKLVVDLWYSPTHYGTTEADVAQVLMESLEKTGIIDINLEYAEWATYVDYFLNGNMGMFLLGWYPDYIDPDDYLWPFLSENGARSMGSFYVNPVTESVMRAARVATDQEVRSQLYKLVQQDLAFNAPYVSLWQGVETVAAQNNIKGILLEPSQVFRYYLLYKE; the protein is encoded by the coding sequence ATGAAAAAGTATTTGGTGAGTTTATTTGTTGTGTTGGTTTTATTTGTTGGAGTTTGGGCACAATCTACTATAGTTGTTGGTACCACAGACAAAATTAGAACTCTAGACCCGGCTTTGTGTTATGACTACTTTTCTAGTAATATTTTACAAAATGTTTTAGCTGGGCCAGTAGATTACAAGGTTAATTCGACGGAAATTGTTCCAAATTTATTCGAAAGTTGGGAAGTATCTGAAGATGGATTAGAGTATCTTTTCCACGTTCGAAAAGGTGTAGTTTTCGAAGATGGGACCCCTATAGATGCATCCATTTTTAAATTCTCTTTCGATAGGGTTATAAACCTTGGGGGAGATCCCGCATTCTTACTTTCTGATATAGTTAAAACAACCGAAGTGGTCGATGATTATATCTTCAAAGTGACTCTCGATTATCCTTTTTCTGCTTTTGTATCAGTATTAGGTTACACTGTTGGTTGGCCTGTCAATCCAAACGTATTCTCCGCAGATAGTTTTTATGATGGGGCACCTTCCGCTTCTGGTCCATACAAAGTCACCGAATGGATAAGAGACGTAAGAATTACATTGCAAGCAAATGACAAATACTTCGGTGAAAAACCTAAAACGGATAGGATCATCATTTTATTTTACGAAAACGCGGCAACGTTGAGATTAGCTTTGGAAACGGGTGAAATAGATATTGCATTCAGACATTTAGACCCAAGGGATATACAAGATTTAAAAAGTTCTAAAAATGTTCAAGTTATCCAGGGGGAAAGTCCACAAATCAGAATGCTAGTATTCAATGCACAGAAAGAACCTTTCGACGATCCATTGGTAAGACAAGCGATTTCCTTAGCTGTGGAAAGAGATGTAATCGTTGAAGATGTATTTTTGAATATGGCATCACCACTGTACTCACTTGTACCAATGGGAATGTGGAGTCATGAAGATGTCTTCCAAGAAGGGGATCTTGAGGCTGCAAAACAACTGTTGTATCAAGCTGGTTACGACGAAAAAAACAAACTAGTGGTTGATCTTTGGTACAGCCCTACTCATTATGGAACAACAGAAGCAGATGTCGCCCAAGTTTTAATGGAGTCCTTAGAAAAAACAGGAATTATCGATATCAACTTAGAATATGCTGAATGGGCAACCTATGTTGATTATTTCTTAAATGGAAACATGGGGATGTTCTTATTAGGTTGGTATCCTGATTATATTGACCCTGATGATTACCTCTGGCCATTCTTAAGTGAAAATGGGGCTAGATCGATGGGTAGTTTTTATGTCAATCCAGTAACTGAAAGTGTAATGAGGGCGGCAAGAGTAGCGACTGACCAGGAAGTTAGATCCCAATTGTACAAATTGGTCCAACAAGATCTAGCGTTCAACGCACCATACGTTTCGCTTTGGCAAGGTGTAGAAACGGTAGCTGCCCAAAATAACATCAAAGGAATTTTGTTAGAACCTTCTCAAGTTTTTAGATATTATTTGCTTTACAAGGAATAA